The DNA sequence aatcaccgtaacaatattttaaaatgcaaGATAGGTAAGTTGCACATCTCTTGTGCAACTGTTCAAGAACTCTCCAGGAACTCACCTTTCTTACAATATTTAAGCATTGAGTcctcaggatttttcaaatgaatcctTAGTGATATTCAAGTATCTATGATATTGCTGAGTTGTCCTCTTCTTTTCATATAATGGCTTCAATGCATCTCAAGATATGTCCAATTAATTTACCCTCCACATCACAATCACCTTTATAAATCATTAGCTTGCAaccctctctttttcttttagatGAATTTATCATAACCACAACATATTGCTGTAAATTCTGATGAGAATAAGTAAGAAGCTCAAAATATCTCATACAGACAGAGGAAACCACCCTAAACATCTGTTTGATGGGACATAGTAACCTCTTTTTGTCCTTGTTTACAGAATTAGCTGAATTTGAGGACCACTTCAGTTTCAAAATCGTTTTTCATGGCCCAGGGAACCGGAGCTACATACTCGCAGCTGACAGTCATGATGTCATGGAGCAGTGGATGAAAGCACTAGCGTGCGCTAGTCATGACTACATGAAGTTGATGGTGGCTGATTTGCAAAGACAGCTAGAGGAGCTGGAAGGTATGTTATCAAATGAGCATTGCAATATTTCCTCTGTGACTGGAACCCTTACTCCTACTCATGATAAGGAGCCATTTTCTATTCTAGgaactgaaaaaaagtgaaattctgTTTCATTTGAAGTAGCTCAAGTTTCTTGATTGAAGTGAGAGCTCAAAAAGAATACAATCTGAGGTGACAAACAGAGGACGCCTAAAAATTTTACGTTCCTTTCATTGATTTTGAGATGAGTGGGACTGAAAAAGAATTTTCCAGCATTATTACGAGCATTTCCAGGTTGAAATGTTGCAGCTCTAGATTTATAGTTTGCTGGCAGTCTTGTAAAAcctggaaaatcagggaatttacgGTAACatggaaaagtcaaggaattgcAAGAACAGCAATCAGTAAAAGCCAGCattatttacagagaaaaaaagtggAAGTTTTGTTTGAAAGTCAAGGAATTGGAAATAAGagaaataatggaaaaaaagaggaacccTGAGATCGGTGATTGAGGAGCCCTTTCGGTCCTGATCTGATGTACATCAGGACCATATATATATCACATTAGGACCAACATTTTAAGTAAGTTGATACACCAATATCATGCAACCTGATATAGTTCATCACCCCTACCCTTAATTGAACTTTATTGTTATCTATTTCTTTCAGACAACGTACCTGTAACAACGAATCCTTTCATCAATATCAACAACCATCAAGGAGGCTCCTCGCCTCAACCTCCACCACGAGTGAGGACACAATCCGTTCAACAAACCTGCATCTAGTCACAATCTACGGTCAACTTCAACGAGTAACGCTAGTTCTTCTGTACCTCGAAGCAAATTGACTTTTCGGGAACTACACAACATGTATGGTAGACCAATCTTAATTAATCACAACGAATGGAGACATAGGCATAAACTTAGTCTAGAAAGACAAAATTCTACTGCTTTAATTTCTCTCTGAGTGATTTAATCACCCATCTAGAGAACACTCTTATGCTGGTAAACCTGAACTCTCATCTTTCTGAAGCGTCTCTACCATGATAAAAATACTTTTAACACTCATGGTTGACAAGTTTTTGGTCAAAAGAATACTCTGAACAGGCTGGAAATCGGAGGGGTGTAATTGGGGTTTATGTCAAAACTCAAACCCATTCTGCTTTATTTCTTAAGCATTTGTCCAAAATTGTACTAAAAATAGTAAGAATAAGAAATCAATAGCTACACTCAGAAACAAAGTATCTGGGTTTTTAGTGCCCTCGGCTACCCATCATACTTTTTtccaattagaaaaaaataattaaatggacaattgaatggaaatttttttttatttttttctttctctgttcaaagagtgttacctatatgaaaaattcaaacagtAAAGTTGactgtttctttttaaaaaattaaatagagcgagaaattttaaaattagaagCATGCTGTTTCCATATGTAGCCATGAATATGCTGCGAAGCATTCTGGCTTCAGGTTATTTAACATTTTCATCATGCAGCTATTGATGGAGTTAAGGAAAACTTCTTCCTAAAGTATACTTACAATTTTACGATTTCCTGTTGATTGTgtctttgagaattttttctacTGCAAAATCTCTTTACTTTTGTCTCAACCAGTTTTATCAATGCcaattttctcctatttttgaaTCAGTCAGTCATCTGATACATTACGGGTTTACTTGTGAgcctaaaaaagaaataatgtaAGTAACGCCTCAttactttctttaaaattgactTTGTGCTAATTTTCTTTGCAAGAGGTCGTTCTTAAATTACATAATGTACTTCATCTCATAAGAAGTATTGAGTAGCTTCCATGTTACCCGAAGAGAATCCCTTCCTTTCCAGTTTGTATTAGTTTTTTTGTTggaatttgttcaaaaatagtttttccttAATTAATTACAGTGCATTCTCTCTTTAATGAATCTGTAACTGGTGGAACAATTTTGCGCTAAGTAGCAGCTTTGGGCCTCCTTCAATAAGCGCGTCAAGTAATTTATGCTCAAGTATTATTGTTTTCATTCAGGAAACAGAACAATACAAAAAGACAGATGATTTTGTGTGTATAGTATAGTATTTATATTAGATATGTGATATCGAAATTATTTGTTGTAGCCGGGGACTTGATTTGATATTCATCTGGAAGCAAATGAAGTTTATCTTACTGGCTTAAGAAAATGGGCGATTAATTCGATGGAGGAATCACTCCATAATTCGTCCTCTGGAAGTGGAagctaacattttttttactgaattcCAAGTACTGCATTGATGAGTGCCCAAGGATAATTAAATTAGGGCAGGAATGCCTACAGCTACTAATAATTGTAGCTacgaaggggaaaaaaatacgtttttagCATTGCTTGCCTGAAAGGTATTTCATAACCATGAGGATTCTGAAAGCACTTCCAtcctctgtttttttctttttttcctttttatttgcttttttgtTTATCAGAGTATCACTCATTTCAGTCTGCTGTCTGTAATAATTTGCCTCCTCTATAGTGAATCTTGCTAGTGAAGTTTTCTCTACACTACACTCTCTTTCCAAGTGAAAGGCATTTTTTGCTCAGATATCTCCTTTTAGTCAAATATCCCacatagaatttttttaaaaaaacataggTATGTTCAATTACTGCATTGGACTGTGTGTTGTTTTTAAAACTCTGTTTTTTGATAGATTTCCTCTGTTTTGCAACGTTCAACTTTCCCATGCAATCATAACAAAAATGAAAACCGTAACCGTATTGTTCAGGTTTAATTTGCAGGATATTGCTTTTTTTACGACTCCAGAGAtttcaagttttatctttaGTTTGTGCAAGCAAATAACTGGAAAATagaatttatattattttgagTCATCTCTTTAGTTCTTTGGTTTTTACAACAGGATGCTCCAAAATGGTGTACCTATGTgagttattttaatttaatagaCTGGCTCAAATTGTCGATGATTTTGGGATCTACAGCTATCTAGGATCAATACCATAAAATGTAATAAATCTTGATTGGAACTTTTCACTTTCTCTATCTTAATCGGACGAATTTAGTCCAAATCAACCTAGCTGTATTTCATGCTGTGAAGTGTCGCTCATGTCTTATTCTTTTTACAGGAAACTGAACATTCTAATGCCTGTAAACTCTCTGTGAATTTACTCTAGATTATGAAGCACATATTCACAAATGATCAAGTAGCAGTGTTGCAtggttttctttctaaaaaataaagcttcAGAGGAAATTAGGCGATGTCTGATACAGCTGATtagcaaggtagatttacacaggtatggacaagttgaaaatttcccatgagcctcagtacgtgtcacatgactacgtgacgtaggttaaggggcccattttttaattaaattacaatcaaattaacattcaaacatttgtgcgtttaaacgttaaaattaatattgcattatcaaaattgtgcaaaaaatcccacaaaattttgacaaacgataaaccaaacataataaatcaaaataatcaaaacatacaaaatggtgGAAGTTAAGGGGcctctggagagccaatcagaagccagttgtttagttctgtccataccggtgtaaatctaccttggctGATTAGCTTAAATGCAAGgctcaaaataattttcactACCTACAAATTATAAATTCTTCCTTTTAGAAATTGATCTGTTATATAttattttaagcaaaaaaaatatattttattggtAGGTACTGAACCATGCAATATAACTTTTTATAAAGATTACTTTTGACGAATGTCAGATGCTCTGCTGGAACACAATGGTGGTGAACTTGCTCGATAGATTTTTGCAGGTAAACAAGAGAACAGGGAGTCAAAAGCGTTTACTCATTTTACATGTATATATATATAGCTAAAAAATGTGATAATAATTGTTTATCTATATTTATTTGTATctatatttatttgttttcctaATCATATCATGTACTTCTTACATTTTCTTCATGAGAAATAAAGGttgaaatatattaaaatatgctttcaaatttttttcacttcgAGTACCTATTTGCGTTTTTCATGATGGTAGAAATTCTGTCCTAACAATTTTCAGCCAATATGAGGAcaaaatggaccagtagacaaggtacgaatttcagcattctgatacatgtttcctaaccgaaatttcacgtcaaacacgatgcgcacaacgaaaataaccgaaataaactccttacgaagatatttaacgattcttaatccgtgaattcaaaccatccgctcatgaaaactcaatgctctacgtgattcacatcgcgcgctaaacgttatcatgacagtctctgcgatataaaaatctggcaacctcgatcttgacgctttggctcagctatagcaaattgcttatagtttgaacaacacatgggggggaaatgaacattgctcgattgaggagcttgctgaaaccgttgtatagtgcgcgatttgactcacgtagagctttgagtttcttgtgagcgcgCAGTccgaattcctcgtaaccaatgtgaaataaaaccgttaatatcttcgtttagAGTTGCTTTTAGTAATTTTCGccgtgtgaatcgtgttttacgtgaaattctggttaagaaacaagtatcagatagcttaaattcgtaccttgtctagtggtccattgagaatGAAGGGTCGTTCCTAATCCGGAAAACCTTATTAGAGACAGTTGATGACAGCCATCAAGATGAAGACCAATATGAAGTTCACTTTTTACAGGAAAAAGAGCTCTGAGGAAGGTAAGAGCCTTCTCACTTCTACAAAATAATCTCTTAGTCTGATTCAGACCCTTCGCTTTGATTTCAGTCTAAGTTAGATAAGTTTGAACATTTTTAGGCTAGCACAGATGAtctatcatttttatttcagtatTGATAGTGAATATGAGAATGAAGGTGACGGATCTCCTGTTTCATTCCGAAAAAGAGCATATTCATTCAGCTGACACTCTATAAGAGTtaggaaaaaaatgtgaaaactgTTGCGAgtaattcattaaattttgaagtaaattggAGGAATGTTGTAGATTAAAATTATGCGAAacatttgaaacaatttttattcatctttcattttcaaaaaaacaataATGAAAAACAAGAGGATATCTAGATTCGataatttacaaatttacaaTATTTACAATTACCTAATTATAAGTAGCATAAGAATTTGTCTGAAAGCCTGGGGTTTTGCACGATACAGTTAGTGCAAACCCCACAATGACAGCCACTCAATTACTTGgtgctgttaaaaaaaatattaaattaggTTGCCCATGAACTAAAGCACCGCTTCAAATATTTTTGGGAGAAAGGACCTGAGGCTTATCAGCAACAAGTTACACATGTTCAAACACCTGAATAgtctaatttaaaatttttcatttttgttgaaaagtaAAGGTTTTACCTTAAAATGCTTTCAAAAGAATggaggataaaaataaaacctctCCTCTTTTCATAAAACAAAACCATTCTGTTCAATTGCGGCCATGAAAGATTTAGGACAAAATGTCGTTTTTTAAACGAGAGGgcgtaattccattccaaggttcCAAAATTGtcgggaaaattgaaattttgtgcagGATTATGACTGTAATTATTTACCTAACTTTCAGAGATTTTTGAGTAGAGAAAAATCAGTACCTGGAATTGTCTGGTTAAAATTCCCAACGATGTCctagaaaaaatatgatttgcgagtagaaatgttgaatttttgaaatgtagttactCTTTTTTTGTctggaaaatgacaaaaaatagtAACCCACGGAACTGATAGTTGAAAAAGGATATAATGAAGGATTACTACCATTAGGAATTGAGGAGATTCCTACAAAATAGATTCATGATAGTTAGGATGCgcttatttctttgaaaagtgAATACCTAGACAAACAGAAGCATATTTAAGTCAACTGCAACTTACCTACTTCTTCAGGTTAGTCGGCTTAGAGTAACGGAAGTCATGAATGTTTTAAGGACCCTCTCTTAGGGAAAAAATATTGTTACAAACTTGTCTAAATCACAGTTTGAGCACTCAAACCCCTGAAAATCTGATAGATTTACATAAGTGCAAGAAGAGACgaaaaatttttacattataACTGCAGTCTCAGATTCAAAATCTTCTTCCTCATCGCCTGGCCTACTTTCAGGGTCGATATAAGACACACCTTTCCTGAAGTTTTTATTACGAGGGCCTTCACCGGTACCAAACTGTTGTGCCGTACGTTTTCTCAGGAGTTCAACGTCCTCAGAGCTTTCGGCCCATTCTAGAACTAAGCGCCGACCGTATAAATGTGTACTCTGGCAAAAAGATTCCATCGCGCGCTTGGCATCATGTTTGGTGTAAAATTCAACAAAACCGAAACCTCTATGAGATCCTGTTCCGACCATTTTTTTGGGTATTCTCAGGGATTTGATTTCCCCGAAAGTTTTGAACAGTTCCTTTATTTCACTTTCTTTTGCTTGGAATGGAATATTCCGCACAAGGATCTTAGTGCCTGTTTGTTTCTTGGTGTTGGTTAACTTGCGACTCACATGTGCCTCTGTTTGGAGCGttctgtttgattttttcagtTCTATCTGGTGACCATCAAGTGAGGAGAGTTGAAGTGTCTTCAAGGCTTCATTTAAAGCAGCCTGTTGGTAAAACTGAATGAAACCATATCCCATGGACAAGAGAGCTCCGGGCTTAGATGGATCTTTCTTCCGAGCTACGGTTACTTTGGCAATTTTCCCACAGTTCTTAAAATGATCTTTAATTTCTTCTTCATTTGTgttgaaattgagatttttAATGAAGAGAGTGGTGTCAGGCTCTGGTTCTAAATCATCATTATCTTCGATTACCTCATCTTTTATTTTGATTGCTGCTAGTTTTTCTTCATTCATGGTTTTTTCCTTGTCTTCTGATTGCACCGTTCCTTGTTTTGGAGCTTTGCAGGGTGTTGTGAAAGTATTTTCAGGTGCCCATTCTAGATATAGAGGTGAGTACTTAAACTTCCTGTAAGCTAGTTTTCGGAATGCATCCCTAGCCTCAACGGGCTCCACAAACTCAACAATAGCTGTGACGCCACTCAAGGGTAAAAGAACTCTACTCAAAACGCCAAACTTTCCGAAAAGTTCCCTTAGCTCGGCAACTGTGGTTTTAGCGGGTAAATTTTTTACTAGGATTACAGTCTTGGAACGTTTGGCTCCAGGGTCGTTGAAAGCGTCTAATTTGACATCATTCTGTTCCAAAAACTCTCTTGTTTCTGTGACAAGTTGTGTTTCTCCAAGTGCCAATCTAACGGCTGCCCCACTTCCAGCGAGAATATCTTCTTTACTGGCATTATAGGTTTCTGCAATCACATCGGCGACAGCATTCGCACCCAGGAATAGAGTATTCCAGTTGTGTGCTGAGCCAGCCTCCTTTTTCAATTTCGATTGCTTCTTCGCTTTAAAGGATCCTTCGGTATCTGGAAGTTCTTCTGGGGTTTTAATTGCTTTTGATGGAAGTATGTGTAGCATCCTACCTTGAAAATCGCTACCATCTAGTTCAGAGTATGCTTTTACAGCGTTTTCAGGAAAAAGGAACGTGATGATTGCAAAGCCTTTGGATTTACGTGTCAATCTGTCGATAGGCACAATGACTTCTGTCAAATcacctgaaaattgaaaaaaattgatcacacgAGTGAACGATTGAATCAAATGAAAAGATTAATTTAATAACGACCAAAGATACTCAATGAAAGAAGAtatcaaaaacataggagaaaaaacgggaaacaaggctgaaaattGCACATAAAAAACCCTGTAATATGTGTACTTTGTAgtcttgtttcccgttttttctcctatgtttttgataTTACCATTGTCATGGGCtgctgttttaaaaattttaacctatAAAAGAAGATACTTTGAGGAATGAAAAATCGGCTCTTACAGAATTTGATGTCAGTAAACAGAACCAATCTATCAATGAAGGAACTTACAAAAAATGCCTGTCTACGAAAACATTTTGATGGACTGAATTATTGCTTTTGAAAACCATCTTACCAGATAGGTCTGTTTTGCTCATTGATGTCCAATTTAATATCATAAGAGGAAATTAATCCTTTCAAAACAATTTCCTCAAATCCAGCTATACATCACTTGTTCTAGAGTCAATCCGTTTAAAACCTAGGTACCAGTCATAGCACAAACCAATGAAATGTTTTATCTAAATTAGTTTAGTCAGTTGTACGGGCTTTTAAGCCTTGAGAAGGATGCAATATTGCTCCTTTGAATTGAACCTACCTCAAAGTAAGTAACCCTGAGCCAGGGAAGTCAGAAGCCTCTATCTGAGGTTAAGCTTCAAGTCTTTCCAAACTGAAAAGGATTTCAAGGTTGACAAAAGAGCGCTTTGAGATTCTTACCATACTTGGAAAATAGGTTCTGCAAATCATCCTCCGTAACTGCATATGAAAGATTCCTGATGAATATGCGGCCAGATTCTCCTATGTCCTCTTCGCTCTTCAATGCATCCGCTTGTGCTTTCCAACGACTTTGCCTATCCTCTTCACTATTTGACTCCTTTGGTTCTATTTTGACGTATTCATGAAGTAGAATTTGCTTACCAtctaaaatgttgaaaaaaaaaagattatagATTAACGATGATAGAACTACCTAACAGTGAGAGAATCAAATCCTCGAGTTGCCTGGGCAAATCCTTTCAAGCAAGGgcttgatttcataattttaaggCTCCAGTAATGCCACATATTGAGGTGCCAGAGGGAAAGGGCAACACTAAGTACatgttttttcatttcttttctattttataaaatttgacCAACCACAAGAAAAGGGGCCTTCACACTTAGAGACTAAAAACTGAATTATCGGTGTCATTACTTGGAGAAATTTT is a window from the Bemisia tabaci chromosome 5, PGI_BMITA_v3 genome containing:
- the LOC109038144 gene encoding LOW QUALITY PROTEIN: sesquipedalian-1 (The sequence of the model RefSeq protein was modified relative to this genomic sequence to represent the inferred CDS: deleted 1 base in 1 codon) — encoded protein: MKLNEKNLIAFAVSPTPVDKEGWLNKRGEVNKGFQRRWFVLKGNLLFYFEKKGDKEPVGVIILEGCTIELAEFEDHFSFKIVFHGPGNRSYILAADSHDVMEQWMKALACASHDYMKLMVADLQRQLEELEDNVPVTTNPFININNHQGGSSPQPPPRVRHNPFNKPASSHNLRSTSTSNASSSVPRSKLTFRELHNMYGRPILINHNEWRHRHKLSLERQNSTALISL
- the LOC109038143 gene encoding probable RNA-binding protein 19 produces the protein MSSRLIVKNLPDNLSEEKLRAHFGEKGHITDCQLKYTKDGKFRHFAFIGFQTPESAKSAVDYFNQSFLKSRKITVEFCSKLGDENKPRAWSKYAPDSSSHKKLLELKKKKDEQKEATSPVDENKKKNKKNKNKDIDPDIQNKLDKYKDDPMFTEFLEIHGKDKSVWKNDAPLLNENEADKDTKIEGTEDSGIDHEGDSNDESSDESEKLASADISDKDYLKLKTLKNTEDAKELLTKAKKTKAEKSQKYDKLFTIKLTNLPFKARKRDVKAFLKPFKVDSIRVPQKIHGIAFVGFKSEETFKKVLKAKNKSFLNGKQILLHEYVKIEPKESNSEEDRQSRWKAQADALKSEEDIGESGRIFIRNLSYAVTEDDLQNLFSKYGDLTEVIVPIDRLTRKSKGFAIITFLFPENAVKAYSELDGSDFQGRMLHILPSKAIKTPEELPDTEGSFKAKKQSKLKKEAGSAHNWNTLFLGANAVADVIAETYNASKEDILAGSGAAVRLALGETQLVTETREFLEQNDVKLDAFNDPGAKRSKTVILVKNLPAKTTVAELRELFGKFGVLSRVLLPLSGVTAIVEFVEPVEARDAFRKLAYRKFKYSPLYLEWAPENTFTTPCKAPKQGTVQSEDKEKTMNEEKLAAIKIKDEVIEDNDDLEPEPDTTLFIKNLNFNTNEEEIKDHFKNCGKIAKVTVARKKDPSKPGALLSMGYGFIQFYQQAALNEALKTLQLSSLDGHQIELKKSNRTLQTEAHVSRKLTNTKKQTGTKILVRNIPFQAKESEIKELFKTFGEIKSLRIPKKMVGTGSHRGFGFVEFYTKHDAKRAMESFCQSTHLYGRRLVLEWAESSEDVELLRKRTAQQFGTGEGPRNKNFRKGVSYIDPESRPGDEEEDFESETAVIM